In Pseudomonas sp. Leaf58, one DNA window encodes the following:
- a CDS encoding F0F1 ATP synthase subunit epsilon translates to MAMTVHCDIVSAEGEIFSGLVEMVVAHGNLGDLGIAPGHAPLITNLKPGPITLTKQGGEREVFYISGGFLEVQPNMVKVLADTVQRAADLDEASAQDAVKAAEKALHEKGADFDYSAASARLAEAAAQLRTVQQIRKKFGG, encoded by the coding sequence ATGGCTATGACAGTCCATTGCGATATCGTCAGCGCGGAAGGGGAAATCTTCTCCGGCCTGGTCGAGATGGTAGTAGCGCACGGCAACTTGGGCGATCTGGGTATCGCTCCAGGCCACGCGCCGCTGATCACCAATCTCAAGCCAGGTCCGATCACGCTGACCAAGCAGGGCGGCGAACGCGAGGTGTTCTACATCTCCGGTGGCTTCCTGGAAGTGCAGCCGAACATGGTCAAGGTCCTCGCCGACACCGTGCAGCGTGCAGCCGACCTGGACGAAGCCTCCGCTCAGGATGCCGTCAAGGCAGCTGAGAAGGCCCTGCATGAGAAAGGCGCGGATTTCGACTACAGTGCCGCATCCGCACGTCTGGCCGAGGCCGCAGCCCAGCTGCGTACCGTCCAGCAGATCCGCAAGAAGTTCGGCGGTTAA
- the atpA gene encoding F0F1 ATP synthase subunit alpha: MQQLNPSEISEIIKGRIDNLDVSSQARNEGTVVSVSDGIVRIHGLADVMYGEMIEFPGGVYGMALNLEQDSVGAVILGAYDTLAEGMSAKCTGRILEVPVGKELLGRVVDALGNPIDGKGPLGNTETDAVEKVAPGVIWRKSVDQPVQTGYKSVDAMIPVGRGQRELIIGDRQIGKTAMAIDAIINQKDSGIFCVYVAVGQKRSTVANIVRKLEENGALANTIVVVASASESAALQFLAPYAGCTMGEFFRDRGEDALIVYDDLSKQAVAYRQISLLLRRPPGREAYPGDVFYLHSRLLERASRVSEEYVEKFTNGAVTGKTGSLTALPIIETQAGDVSAFVPTNVISITDGQIFLESAMFNSGIRPAVNAGVSVSRVGGAAQTKIIKKLSGGIRTALAQYRELAAFAQFASDLDEATRKQLEHGQRVTELMKQKQYAPMSIADMALSLYAAERGFLTDVEVSKVGSFEQALIAYFNRDHAQLLAKINVKGDFNDEIDAGLKAGIEKFKATQTW; the protein is encoded by the coding sequence ATGCAGCAACTCAATCCTTCCGAAATTAGTGAAATCATCAAGGGCCGCATCGATAATCTCGATGTGAGCTCCCAAGCCCGTAACGAAGGTACCGTTGTTTCGGTATCCGACGGTATCGTGCGGATCCACGGTCTGGCCGACGTCATGTACGGCGAAATGATCGAGTTCCCTGGCGGCGTCTACGGCATGGCCCTGAACCTGGAGCAAGACTCCGTAGGTGCAGTGATCCTGGGTGCCTATGACACCCTCGCCGAAGGCATGAGCGCCAAGTGCACCGGCCGCATCCTGGAAGTTCCGGTTGGTAAGGAACTGCTGGGCCGCGTCGTTGACGCACTGGGCAACCCGATCGACGGTAAAGGTCCTCTGGGCAACACCGAGACCGACGCGGTCGAAAAAGTTGCACCAGGCGTGATCTGGCGTAAGTCTGTAGACCAGCCTGTACAGACTGGCTACAAGTCCGTCGACGCCATGATCCCTGTCGGCCGTGGTCAGCGTGAGCTGATCATCGGTGACCGTCAGATCGGCAAGACCGCCATGGCCATCGACGCCATCATCAACCAGAAAGACTCCGGTATTTTCTGTGTTTATGTTGCTGTCGGCCAGAAGCGTTCCACCGTTGCCAACATCGTTCGCAAGCTGGAAGAAAACGGCGCCCTGGCCAACACCATCGTGGTCGTTGCCAGTGCTTCGGAATCCGCCGCGCTGCAGTTCCTGGCTCCCTACGCCGGCTGCACCATGGGTGAGTTCTTCCGTGACCGCGGTGAAGACGCCCTGATCGTTTACGATGACCTGTCCAAGCAGGCCGTTGCCTACCGTCAGATCTCCCTGCTGCTGCGCCGTCCACCAGGACGCGAAGCTTACCCAGGTGACGTGTTCTATCTCCACTCCCGTCTGCTGGAGCGTGCATCGCGCGTTTCGGAAGAGTACGTCGAGAAGTTCACCAACGGCGCAGTCACTGGCAAGACCGGTTCCCTGACCGCCCTGCCGATCATCGAAACCCAGGCTGGCGACGTTTCCGCGTTCGTTCCGACCAACGTGATTTCCATCACCGACGGTCAGATCTTCCTGGAATCGGCCATGTTCAACTCGGGCATCCGCCCTGCAGTGAACGCCGGTGTTTCGGTATCCCGCGTAGGTGGTGCCGCTCAGACCAAGATCATCAAGAAACTGTCCGGTGGTATCCGTACCGCTCTGGCTCAGTACCGTGAACTGGCTGCATTCGCCCAGTTCGCTTCCGATCTGGACGAAGCGACCCGCAAGCAGCTGGAGCATGGTCAGCGCGTAACCGAGCTGATGAAGCAGAAGCAGTACGCGCCAATGTCCATCGCGGACATGGCCCTGTCGCTGTACGCCGCTGAGCGTGGTTTCCTGACTGACGTGGAAGTCTCCAAGGTCGGTAGCTTCGAGCAAGCGCTGATCGCCTACTTCAACCGTGATCACGCCCAATTGCTGGCGAAGATCAACGTGAAGGGTGACTTCAACGACGAAATCGACGCTGGCCTGAAAGCCGGTATCGAGAAGTTCAAGGCCACCCAGACCTGGTAA
- the atpG gene encoding F0F1 ATP synthase subunit gamma has translation MAGAKEIRSKIASIKSTQKITSAMEKVAVSKMRRAQMRMAASRPYAERIRQVIGHLANANPEYRHPFMIERPVKRAGYIVVSSDRGLCGGLNTNLFKALVKDMNANREQGVEIDLCVIGTKGATFFRIFGGNVVAAISHLGEEPSINDLIGSVKVMLDAYLDGRIDRLSVVSNKFINTMTQQPTVEQLVPLVATPDQELKHHWDYLYEPDAKELLDGLMVRYVESQVYQAVVENNAAEQAARMIAMKNATDNAGDLIKELQLIYNKARQAAITQEISEIVGGAAAV, from the coding sequence ATGGCAGGCGCAAAAGAGATTCGCAGTAAGATTGCGAGCATCAAAAGCACGCAAAAAATTACCAGCGCCATGGAGAAAGTGGCGGTCAGCAAGATGCGCAGGGCACAAATGCGCATGGCTGCTAGCCGTCCTTACGCGGAGCGTATCCGCCAGGTGATCGGTCATCTGGCCAACGCCAACCCGGAATACCGCCACCCGTTTATGATCGAGCGCCCTGTAAAGCGCGCCGGTTATATCGTGGTAAGCAGTGACCGTGGTCTGTGCGGTGGCTTGAACACCAACCTGTTCAAGGCCCTGGTCAAGGACATGAACGCAAACCGCGAACAGGGCGTGGAAATCGACCTGTGCGTGATCGGTACAAAAGGTGCGACTTTCTTCCGCATCTTCGGCGGCAACGTCGTAGCCGCGATCAGCCACTTGGGCGAAGAGCCGTCGATCAATGACTTGATCGGCTCCGTCAAAGTGATGCTGGACGCCTACCTGGACGGCCGTATCGATCGCCTTTCGGTGGTTTCGAACAAGTTCATCAACACCATGACCCAACAACCGACGGTCGAGCAATTGGTACCGTTGGTGGCAACCCCGGATCAGGAACTCAAGCACCACTGGGACTACCTGTACGAACCCGACGCAAAAGAGCTGCTGGACGGCTTGATGGTGCGTTACGTGGAGTCGCAGGTGTACCAGGCGGTGGTCGAGAACAACGCTGCTGAACAAGCGGCCCGGATGATCGCCATGAAGAACGCCACAGACAACGCCGGTGATTTGATCAAAGAGCTGCAGTTGATCTACAACAAGGCGCGTCAGGCTGCGATCACCCAGGAGATCTCGGAAATCGTCGGCGGCGCTGCCGCGGTTTAA
- a CDS encoding DeoR/GlpR family DNA-binding transcription regulator, translating to MSKRNTPQRRHNILALLSEQGEVSVDALAKRFATSEVTIRKDLAALETNGLLLRRYGGAVPVPQELLGEPAQPVSSYKKAIARAAVERIREHARIIIDSGSTTAAMIPELGRQPGLVVMTNSLNVARAICDLEHEPVLLMTGGTWDPHSESFQGQVAEQVLRSYDFDQLFIGADGIDLGRGTTTFNELLGLSRVMAEVAREVIVMVESDKVGRKIPNLELPWGNVHTLITDERLPAAAREQIQARGINLICAAISQEQ from the coding sequence ATGTCGAAACGAAACACCCCGCAGCGGCGACACAATATTCTGGCTTTGCTCAGCGAGCAGGGCGAGGTGAGTGTGGACGCTTTGGCAAAGCGTTTCGCAACGTCGGAAGTCACCATCCGCAAGGACCTCGCCGCCCTGGAAACCAATGGCCTGCTGCTGCGCCGTTACGGTGGCGCAGTGCCGGTCCCGCAAGAGCTGCTCGGTGAACCCGCCCAGCCGGTGTCTTCCTACAAGAAGGCCATCGCCCGCGCTGCCGTGGAACGTATTCGCGAACATGCGCGCATCATCATCGACAGCGGCAGCACCACCGCAGCCATGATCCCCGAACTGGGGCGCCAGCCGGGCCTGGTGGTGATGACCAATTCGCTGAATGTGGCGCGTGCCATCTGCGACCTCGAACACGAGCCGGTGCTGTTGATGACCGGCGGCACTTGGGACCCGCACTCGGAATCGTTCCAGGGCCAGGTCGCTGAGCAGGTACTGCGCTCTTACGATTTCGACCAGCTGTTCATCGGTGCCGACGGCATCGACCTCGGCCGCGGTACTACCACGTTCAACGAGTTGCTCGGGTTGAGCCGGGTCATGGCTGAAGTCGCTCGTGAAGTGATCGTGATGGTCGAATCGGACAAGGTAGGGCGCAAGATCCCGAATCTCGAGCTGCCTTGGGGCAACGTTCATACCCTTATTACAGATGAACGCCTGCCCGCAGCGGCACGCGAACAAATTCAAGCCCGCGGCATCAACCTGATCTGCGCCGCGATCAGCCAGGAGCAATAA
- the glmS gene encoding glutamine--fructose-6-phosphate transaminase (isomerizing) — protein MCGIVGAVAERNITAILIEGLKRLEYRGYDSAGLAVLTQNGELQRRRRIGKVSELEAAVAAEPLAGQLGIAHTRWATHGAPTEGNAHPHFSSHELAVVHNGIIENHEELREELKSLGYVFTSQTDTEVIVHLIHHTLKTIPDLADALKAAVKRLHGAYGLALVSAKQPDRLVAARSGSPLVIGLGLGENFLASDQLALRQVTDRFMYLEEGDIAEICRDQVAIWDQDGHKVQRETVQYHEGAEAADKGTYRHFMLKEIHEQPTVVQRTLEGRLGKDNVLVQAFGPQAAELFGKVRNVQIVACGTSYHAGMVARYWLESLAGIPCQVEVASEFRYRKVVVQPDTLFVSISQSGETADTLAALRNAKELGFLGSLAICNVGISSLVRESDLTLLTLAGPEIGVASTKAFTTQLVSLMLLTLALGQVRGTLEAGVEAELVEELRRLPARLGEALAMDATVEKIAELFADKHHTLFLGRGAQYPVAMEGALKLKEISYIHAEAYPAGELKHGPLALVDNDMPVVTVAPNNELLEKLKSNLQEVRARGGELVVFADEQAGMTNGEGTHVINVPHIADALAPILYTIPLQLLSYYVAVLKGTDVDQPRNLAKSVTVE, from the coding sequence ATGTGTGGAATCGTAGGTGCCGTCGCCGAGCGCAATATCACAGCCATCTTGATTGAAGGGCTAAAGCGCCTTGAGTACCGCGGGTACGACAGCGCCGGCCTGGCTGTCCTCACCCAGAACGGTGAGCTGCAGCGCCGGCGCCGTATCGGTAAGGTCAGTGAGCTGGAAGCTGCTGTTGCCGCCGAGCCACTGGCTGGCCAGCTGGGCATCGCCCACACCCGTTGGGCTACCCACGGCGCGCCGACCGAAGGCAACGCCCACCCGCACTTCTCGAGCCATGAACTGGCTGTGGTGCATAACGGCATCATCGAGAACCACGAAGAGCTGCGTGAAGAGCTGAAGAGCCTTGGCTACGTCTTCACTTCGCAAACCGATACCGAAGTTATCGTCCACCTGATCCACCACACCCTGAAGACCATTCCAGACCTGGCCGATGCCCTGAAGGCCGCCGTGAAGCGCCTGCACGGTGCCTACGGCCTGGCGCTGGTCAGCGCCAAACAGCCTGACCGCCTGGTGGCGGCACGCAGCGGTAGCCCGCTGGTCATCGGTTTGGGCCTGGGCGAGAATTTCCTGGCGTCCGACCAGTTGGCCTTGCGCCAAGTCACCGACCGCTTCATGTACTTGGAAGAAGGTGACATTGCCGAAATCTGCCGTGACCAGGTCGCCATCTGGGACCAGGACGGTCACAAGGTCCAGCGCGAAACCGTGCAGTATCACGAAGGCGCCGAAGCCGCAGACAAAGGTACTTATCGCCACTTCATGCTCAAGGAAATCCATGAGCAGCCAACCGTTGTACAACGCACCCTGGAAGGCCGCCTGGGCAAGGACAATGTGTTGGTCCAAGCGTTTGGCCCGCAGGCTGCCGAGCTGTTCGGCAAGGTGCGCAATGTGCAGATCGTTGCCTGCGGCACCAGCTACCACGCCGGTATGGTTGCCCGTTACTGGCTGGAAAGCCTGGCTGGCATCCCGTGCCAAGTGGAGGTGGCCAGTGAGTTCCGTTACCGCAAAGTGGTGGTGCAGCCAGACACGCTGTTCGTTTCCATCTCGCAGTCCGGCGAAACCGCCGACACCCTGGCTGCGCTGCGCAACGCTAAGGAGCTGGGCTTCCTCGGCAGCCTGGCGATCTGCAACGTGGGCATTAGCTCGCTGGTGCGTGAATCGGACCTCACCCTGCTGACCCTGGCCGGCCCAGAAATCGGCGTGGCTTCGACCAAAGCCTTCACCACCCAATTGGTTTCGCTGATGCTGCTGACTCTGGCCCTGGGCCAGGTGCGCGGTACTCTGGAAGCTGGTGTTGAAGCCGAGCTGGTTGAAGAGCTGCGCCGCCTGCCGGCCCGCCTGGGCGAAGCCCTGGCCATGGACGCTACTGTCGAGAAAATCGCCGAGCTGTTCGCCGACAAGCACCACACCCTGTTCCTGGGCCGCGGTGCACAGTACCCAGTCGCGATGGAGGGTGCGCTCAAGCTTAAGGAAATCTCTTACATCCACGCTGAAGCTTACCCAGCCGGCGAACTGAAGCATGGCCCGCTGGCGCTGGTGGACAACGACATGCCAGTGGTGACCGTTGCGCCTAACAACGAACTGCTGGAGAAGCTGAAGTCCAACCTGCAGGAAGTGCGTGCCCGTGGGGGTGAACTGGTAGTGTTCGCTGATGAGCAGGCCGGCATGACCAATGGCGAAGGTACTCACGTGATCAATGTGCCGCACATTGCCGACGCCTTGGCGCCGATCCTGTACACCATCCCGCTGCAGTTGCTGTCGTACTACGTGGCTGTGCTCAAGGGCACCGACGTGGACCAGCCGCGTAACCTGGCGAAGTCGGTTACGGTCGAGTAG
- the atpD gene encoding F0F1 ATP synthase subunit beta, producing MSSGRIVQIIGAVIDVEFPRDVVPSVYNALKVQGAETTLEVQQQLGDGVVRTIAMGSTEGLKRGLDVVDTGAAISVPVGKATLGRIMDVLGNPIDEAGPIGEEERRGIHQPAPSFADQAGGNELLETGIKVIDLVCPFAKGGKVGLFGGAGVGKTVNMMELIRNIAMEHSGYSVFAGVGERTREGNDFYHEMKDSNVLDKVALVYGQMNEPPGNRLRVALTGLTMAEKFRDEGNDVLLFVDNIYRYTLAGTEVSALLGRMPSAVGYQPTLAEEMGVLQERITSTKEGSITSVQAVYVPADDLTDPSPATTFAHLDATVVLSRDIASLGIYPAVDPLDSTSRQLDPNVIGTEHYETARGVQYVLQRYKELKDIIAILGMDELSESDKQLVARARKIQRFLSQPFFVAEVFTGSPGKYVSLKDTIAGFSGILKGDYDHLPEQAFYMVGSIDEAIEKAKKL from the coding sequence ATGAGTAGCGGACGTATCGTTCAAATCATCGGCGCCGTCATCGACGTGGAATTCCCACGTGACGTCGTGCCGAGTGTTTACAACGCGCTGAAAGTACAAGGCGCGGAAACCACCCTGGAAGTTCAGCAGCAGCTGGGCGACGGCGTGGTTCGTACCATTGCGATGGGCTCGACCGAAGGCCTGAAGCGCGGTCTGGATGTCGTCGACACCGGCGCTGCCATTTCCGTTCCTGTTGGTAAGGCCACTCTCGGCCGTATCATGGACGTACTGGGCAACCCAATCGACGAAGCCGGCCCGATCGGCGAAGAAGAGCGTCGCGGTATCCACCAGCCAGCGCCTTCGTTCGCTGACCAGGCAGGCGGCAACGAGCTGCTGGAAACCGGCATCAAGGTTATCGACCTGGTTTGCCCGTTCGCCAAGGGTGGTAAAGTTGGTCTGTTCGGTGGTGCCGGTGTAGGCAAGACCGTTAACATGATGGAACTGATCCGTAACATCGCCATGGAACACAGCGGTTACTCCGTGTTCGCTGGTGTGGGTGAGCGTACTCGTGAGGGTAACGACTTCTACCACGAGATGAAGGACTCCAACGTTCTCGACAAAGTAGCGCTGGTCTACGGTCAGATGAACGAGCCACCAGGAAACCGTCTGCGCGTAGCGCTGACCGGCCTGACCATGGCTGAGAAGTTCCGTGACGAAGGTAACGACGTTCTGCTGTTCGTCGACAACATCTATCGTTACACCCTGGCCGGTACCGAAGTATCCGCACTGCTGGGCCGTATGCCTTCGGCAGTAGGTTACCAGCCGACCCTGGCTGAAGAGATGGGCGTTCTGCAAGAGCGCATCACCTCCACCAAGGAAGGTTCGATCACTTCCGTCCAGGCCGTATACGTACCTGCGGACGACTTGACCGACCCATCGCCGGCGACCACCTTCGCCCACTTGGACGCCACCGTCGTTCTGTCCCGTGACATCGCCTCCCTGGGTATCTACCCGGCGGTTGACCCACTGGACTCGACTTCGCGCCAGCTGGACCCGAACGTGATTGGCACCGAGCACTACGAGACTGCTCGTGGCGTTCAGTATGTTCTGCAGCGCTACAAAGAGCTGAAGGACATCATCGCGATCCTGGGTATGGACGAACTGTCTGAAAGCGACAAGCAACTGGTAGCCCGTGCTCGTAAGATCCAGCGCTTCCTGTCGCAGCCGTTCTTCGTGGCCGAAGTCTTCACCGGTTCGCCAGGCAAGTACGTTTCCCTGAAAGACACCATCGCTGGCTTCAGCGGCATCCTCAAAGGTGACTACGACCACCTGCCAGAACAAGCGTTCTACATGGTCGGCAGCATCGACGAAGCGATCGAGAAAGCCAAGAAACTGTAA
- a CDS encoding F0F1 ATP synthase subunit delta, producing the protein MAELTTLARPYAKAAFEHAQAHQQLANWSAMLGLAAAVSQDDTMQRLLKAPRLTSAEKAATFIDVCGDKFNAQAQNFIHVAAENDRLLLLPEIAALFDLYKAEQEKSVDVEVTSAFALNQEQQDKLAKVLSARLGQEVRLHASEDASLIGGVVIRAGDLVIDGSVRGKIAKLAEALKS; encoded by the coding sequence ATGGCAGAACTGACCACGTTGGCCCGACCTTACGCTAAGGCTGCCTTTGAGCATGCCCAGGCCCATCAGCAACTGGCCAATTGGTCAGCCATGCTCGGCCTGGCTGCTGCGGTGTCGCAAGACGACACCATGCAGCGCCTGCTCAAGGCCCCGCGACTGACGAGCGCAGAAAAGGCCGCCACGTTCATTGACGTGTGCGGTGACAAGTTCAATGCACAGGCACAGAATTTCATTCATGTTGCCGCGGAAAACGACCGTCTCCTGCTTCTGCCGGAGATTGCCGCGCTGTTCGACCTGTACAAGGCCGAGCAAGAAAAATCCGTGGACGTGGAAGTCACCAGTGCCTTCGCGTTGAACCAAGAACAGCAAGACAAACTCGCCAAGGTTCTCAGTGCACGGTTAGGCCAGGAAGTGCGCCTGCACGCGTCGGAGGATGCCAGCCTGATTGGCGGCGTCGTCATCCGCGCTGGTGACCTGGTAATCGATGGCTCTGTTCGCGGCAAAATCGCGAAACTGGCCGAAGCATTGAAATCTTGA
- a CDS encoding F0F1 ATP synthase subunit B, translated as MNINATLIGQSVAFLIFVLFCMKYVWPPVITALQERQKKIADGLDAANRAARDLELAQEKVGQQLREAKAQAAEIIEQSKKRAAQLVEEARDQARVEADRVKAQALAEIEQELNSAKDALRAQVGALAVGGAEKILGATIDQNAHAELVNKLAAEI; from the coding sequence GTGAATATTAATGCAACCCTGATTGGCCAATCCGTTGCCTTCCTGATTTTTGTACTCTTCTGCATGAAGTACGTATGGCCTCCGGTCATCACTGCTCTGCAAGAGCGCCAAAAGAAGATTGCCGACGGCTTGGACGCTGCCAACCGCGCAGCTCGCGACCTGGAGCTGGCCCAAGAGAAAGTGGGTCAGCAACTGCGTGAAGCTAAAGCACAGGCAGCCGAAATCATTGAGCAAAGCAAGAAACGCGCTGCTCAGCTTGTCGAGGAAGCCCGTGACCAGGCCCGCGTCGAAGCTGACCGTGTGAAGGCTCAGGCTCTGGCCGAGATCGAACAGGAACTGAACAGCGCTAAAGACGCCCTGCGTGCCCAAGTGGGTGCCCTGGCTGTTGGCGGTGCTGAAAAGATCCTTGGCGCCACAATCGATCAAAACGCGCATGCGGAGCTGGTTAACAAACTGGCCGCTGAAATTTAA
- the glmU gene encoding bifunctional UDP-N-acetylglucosamine diphosphorylase/glucosamine-1-phosphate N-acetyltransferase GlmU yields the protein MSLDIVILAAGQGTRMRSALPKVLHPVAGNSMLGHVIHSARQLQPQGIHVVIGHGAELVRERLAADDLNFVMQDKQLGTGHAVAQALPALTAETVLVLYGDVPLIEVETLQRLLAKANDQQLGLLTVTLDDPTGYGRIVRDEQGKVTAIVEHKDANDTQKAIKEGNTGILALPAARLADWMGRLSNNNAQGEYYLTDVIAMAVADGLVVATEQPHDPMEVQGANDRRQLSELERHYQLREGRRLMAQGVTLRDPARFDVRGEVTVGRDVLIDINVILEGKVVIEDDVQIGPNCVIKNTTLRKGAVVKANSHLEGAVMGEGSDAGPFARLRPGSVLDAKAHVGNFVELKNTHLGEGAKAGHLAYLGDAEIGARTNIGAGTITCNYDGANKFKTVMGEDVFIGSNNSLVAPVEIKSGATTAAGSTITQTVEVGELAVARARQRNISGWKRPEKIKKS from the coding sequence ATGTCACTCGATATCGTTATTCTCGCCGCTGGCCAAGGTACCCGCATGCGCTCGGCGCTGCCCAAGGTGCTGCACCCGGTAGCCGGCAACTCCATGCTCGGCCATGTTATCCACAGCGCGCGCCAGCTGCAGCCACAAGGTATTCACGTGGTCATCGGCCATGGTGCTGAGCTGGTACGCGAGCGCCTGGCCGCTGACGACCTGAACTTCGTCATGCAGGACAAGCAACTGGGTACCGGCCATGCGGTTGCCCAGGCACTGCCTGCCTTGACCGCCGAAACTGTGCTGGTGCTATACGGCGATGTGCCGTTGATCGAAGTCGAAACCCTGCAGCGCCTGCTGGCTAAAGCCAACGACCAGCAGCTGGGCCTGCTGACGGTTACCCTCGACGACCCGACTGGCTACGGCCGCATCGTGCGGGACGAGCAGGGCAAGGTGACTGCCATTGTTGAGCACAAGGACGCCAACGACACGCAGAAAGCGATCAAGGAAGGCAACACTGGCATTTTGGCCCTACCTGCTGCGCGCCTGGCTGACTGGATGGGCCGCCTGTCGAACAACAACGCCCAGGGCGAGTATTACCTGACCGACGTCATCGCCATGGCGGTGGCTGATGGCCTGGTTGTAGCCACCGAGCAGCCTCACGACCCAATGGAAGTACAAGGCGCCAACGACCGTCGCCAATTATCCGAGTTGGAGCGCCACTACCAGCTGCGTGAAGGCCGCCGCCTGATGGCCCAAGGCGTCACCCTGCGTGACCCTGCGCGCTTCGATGTACGCGGTGAAGTGACCGTTGGTCGTGACGTGCTGATCGATATCAACGTGATTCTCGAAGGCAAGGTGGTCATCGAGGACGATGTGCAGATCGGCCCTAACTGTGTGATCAAGAACACCACCCTGCGCAAAGGTGCGGTGGTCAAGGCCAACAGCCACCTCGAAGGTGCGGTGATGGGTGAGGGCAGCGATGCCGGCCCGTTCGCGCGCTTGCGCCCGGGCAGCGTACTGGACGCCAAGGCCCATGTAGGTAACTTCGTCGAACTGAAAAACACCCACCTGGGTGAAGGCGCCAAGGCTGGTCACCTGGCCTATCTGGGCGATGCCGAAATTGGTGCGCGCACCAACATTGGCGCAGGCACCATCACCTGCAACTATGATGGCGCCAACAAGTTCAAGACCGTAATGGGCGAGGACGTGTTCATCGGTTCGAACAACTCGCTGGTGGCGCCAGTGGAAATCAAGTCGGGTGCGACCACCGCTGCGGGCTCGACCATTACCCAAACCGTTGAGGTTGGCGAACTGGCAGTGGCCCGTGCGCGACAGCGCAACATTTCTGGCTGGAAGCGACCGGAGAAGATCAAGAAGAGCTGA
- the lpdA gene encoding dihydrolipoyl dehydrogenase, with protein sequence MKSYDVVIIGGGPGGYNAAIRAGQLGLSVACVEGRSTLGGTCLNVGCMPSKALLHASELYEAASGDEFAHLGIEVKPTLNLAQMMKQKDESVTGLTKGIEYLFRKNKVDWIKGWGRLDGVGKVVVKAEDGGETVLQAKDIVIATGSEPTPLPGVTIDNQRIIDSTGALSLPQVPKHLVVIGAGVIGLELGSVWRRLGSQVTIIEYLDRICPGTDIETAKTLQKALAKQGMVFKLGSKVTQATASADGVSLTVEPAAGGTAETLQADYVLVAIGRRPYTQGLNLESVGLETDKRGMLGNNHHRTSVPGIWVIGDVTSGPMLAHKAEDEAVACIERIAGKPHEVNYNLIPGVIYTRPELATVGKTEEQLKAEGRAYKVGKFPFTANSRAKINHETEGFAKVLADAETDEVLGVHLVGPSVSEMIGEFCVAMEFSASAEDIALTCHPHPTRSEALRQAALNVDGMAMQI encoded by the coding sequence ATGAAATCCTATGACGTGGTGATCATTGGCGGTGGTCCTGGCGGCTACAACGCAGCCATTCGAGCGGGCCAGCTGGGCCTGAGCGTAGCCTGCGTGGAAGGCCGCTCGACCCTGGGCGGCACCTGCTTGAACGTAGGCTGCATGCCTTCCAAAGCACTGCTGCATGCCTCTGAGCTGTACGAAGCCGCCAGTGGTGACGAGTTCGCCCACCTCGGTATCGAGGTAAAACCTACCCTCAACCTCGCCCAGATGATGAAACAGAAAGACGAGAGTGTGACTGGCCTTACCAAGGGCATCGAGTACCTGTTCCGCAAGAACAAGGTCGACTGGATTAAGGGCTGGGGCCGCTTGGACGGCGTGGGTAAGGTTGTGGTCAAGGCTGAGGACGGCGGCGAAACCGTATTGCAGGCCAAGGACATCGTCATTGCAACCGGCTCGGAGCCCACGCCACTGCCAGGCGTGACCATCGACAACCAGCGCATCATCGACTCGACCGGTGCGTTGTCCCTGCCACAGGTGCCCAAGCACCTGGTAGTGATCGGTGCCGGTGTGATTGGGCTAGAGCTGGGCTCGGTATGGCGTCGTCTGGGTAGCCAGGTCACGATCATCGAATACCTTGACCGCATCTGCCCAGGCACTGACATCGAAACCGCCAAGACCCTGCAAAAAGCATTGGCCAAGCAAGGCATGGTGTTCAAGCTGGGCAGCAAGGTCACCCAGGCCACCGCCAGTGCCGATGGCGTGAGCCTGACCGTGGAACCGGCCGCAGGCGGTACCGCAGAAACGTTGCAGGCCGACTATGTACTGGTTGCAATCGGCCGACGCCCCTATACCCAGGGCCTCAACCTGGAAAGCGTGGGCCTGGAAACCGACAAGCGCGGCATGCTTGGCAACAACCATCACCGCACTTCAGTACCGGGCATCTGGGTAATTGGCGATGTCACTTCCGGCCCCATGCTGGCGCACAAAGCCGAAGACGAAGCGGTGGCCTGCATCGAACGCATCGCCGGCAAGCCCCACGAGGTCAACTACAACCTCATCCCAGGTGTGATCTATACGCGCCCCGAGCTGGCTACCGTGGGCAAGACCGAAGAGCAACTCAAAGCCGAAGGGCGTGCCTATAAAGTGGGTAAGTTCCCCTTCACCGCCAACAGCCGCGCCAAGATCAACCACGAGACCGAAGGCTTCGCCAAGGTCCTCGCCGATGCCGAAACCGATGAGGTGTTGGGTGTGCACCTGGTGGGCCCAAGTGTCAGCGAGATGATTGGTGAGTTCTGCGTGGCCATGGAATTCTCGGCCTCGGCGGAAGATATCGCCCTCACCTGCCACCCCCACCCGACGCGCTCCGAGGCCTTGCGCCAGGCAGCGTTGAATGTGGACGGGATGGCGATGCAAATCTGA